AGGCTGAAGACCTGGTACCCGCCGCTGTCGGTCAGGATCGGGCCGTCCCAATGCATGAACCGGTGCAGGCCGCCGGCCCGTGCAATCACCTCGACCCCGGGCCGCAACATCAGGTGGTAGGTGTTGCCGAGCACGATCTCGGCGCCGGCGCCGCGGACTTCTTCCGGCGTCAGTCCGCGCACGGTCCCGTGCGTCCCGACCGGCATGAACGCCGGGGTCTCCACGGTCCCGTGCGGCGTGTGCAGGATGCCGGCACGGGCGCCGGTCGTCTCATCGGCGTGCACCAATTCGAAGCGGAACATAATGCGTGCAGTATAACGCCGCCTGTCGGGTTTGACCACGCGCGGACCCACGGTGGCCACGGTGGGCACGTCTTGAGGTCGCCGGCGCCGTCGGCTAGAATCACGTCGAGTTCACAAGCGTGCGGGAGCGTGCGATGGTCGAGGACAAGCCGGAGGACAAGTCGCCTGCGCCGGGCGCCGCGCCGCCCGCGCCGGGTGAGATGACCCGCGAAGAACGCATCGCCGCGGCGAGGGCCAAAGCTGAGGCGATGAAGGCCGAGCGGCAGGCATCCGCGCCGGGAGCCGCGCCCGCCCCGCCGTCCGCCCCAGGCGCGCCGGCGGGACCCGCGGGTACGCGCCCCCCGGCCCGGCCGGCACCGGCGACCCCGGCACTCGCAACCTCGGAGAATCCGGGCGGGCAACCCGTCCAGCCGCCGCAGAACGCGAAGGTGCAGGCCTTCGGCAGCATCAACCAAAGTGTCGAGCTTCGATGCGAGAGCACCGAGGATCAAAACATGCGCCGTTTGCTGGGCGGCCTCGGCGCGTACCGCAATCCGCTCCGGGGCGCGTGGCAGGTCGATTACCGCTACTACGCGGAGGCGTACAAGCGGCTCACCGCCGCGGGTTACCAGGTGGAAGGCAAGGATTACCTGGGGCGGCCGCTCGACCAGTGGGCGCCGGCCCGCCGCGGCTGGACGAGACTCACGCCGACGTAGCCGCGCCCGGCGGCCTCAGAGAATCAGCATCGCGTCGCCGAAGCTGTAGAACCGGTAGCGCAGGCGGATCGCCTCGGCGTACGCCGCGAGAATCCGCTCCCGGCCGGCAAACGCGCTCACGAGCATGAGCAGCGTCGTCCGGGGCAGGTGGAAGTTCGTCACGAGCGCGTCCGTCACGCGGAACCGGAATCCCGGGGTGATGAACAATTCCGTGGGGCCGCTTCCCGCGGTGACCGTCCCCTCGTCCGTCGCGACGGTCTCGAGCGTACGCACCACCGTCGTCCCGACGGCGACCACGCGGCCGCGCTGCGCCCGCGCGCCGTTGATCACCGCCGCCGTCTCGTCGCTCACCTCATAGGACTCCGCGTCCATGCGGTGCCGGGTGACATCCTCGACCTCGACTCCGCGGAACGTACCGAGGCCGACGTGCAGCGTCACAAACACGACGCGGACACCCTGCCCGCGAATCGCGTCCAGCAGGGCCGGCGTGAGATGCAGGCCCGCCGTGGGCGCCGCGATCGCCCCGGGACGCTCGGCGTACACGGTTTGGTAGTCGTTCGGGTCGTCGAGCGGGCGCTCGATGTACGGCGGGACCGGCATCTCGCCGACCCGCTCGAGCGCGGCGCGAAGATCTCCCGCGCAGCGCACCGTGACGAGGCGCACCCCGCGCTCCGCGGGCGGCCCGACTGTGACTTCTATCGCGCCGTCGCCAAAGGCGAGCCGGGTGCCGGGGCGCAGCCGGCGTCCCGGGCGGACGAGCGCCTCCCACGTGTCGCCGGCCCCGGCCGGCGCGGGCGACGGACCTGCCACCGGCCGCAGGAGCAACACCTCCACCTCTCCTCCCCCGTCTGGCGCGGGACCTCCGGCCCCGCCTGGCGCCCCGTCTGGCGCGGGACCTCCGGCCGCCTCCAGGCGGCCTCCTGACCCGGATCGGCGGCCGCGCAGGCGGACCGGCAGCACCCTGGTATCGTTGAGCACGAGCACGTCGGGCGGACCAAGATAGGCCCCGAGATCGCGAAACACCCGGTGCTCGACGACACCGGTGCCCCGGTGCAGCACCAGCAGGCGCGCGCTGTCGCGGGGACGCGCCGGAGTCTGAGCAACCAGGTCGCGCGGAAGCGTGTAGTCGAAGTCGGAGAGCCGGAGGCTCAGAGCGAGAACGCCTCGTTCGTCGTTGCCGGGCGGCGGCCGCCGTTCACCAGGCGTCAGTAGCGCGGCTCGATCGCCACGCCCGTGTAGTAGTACTTGAGGATCTGCTCGAACGTGAAGCCCTGGATAGCCATGGCGCGCGCTCCCCATTGGTCGAGGCCGACGCCGTGGCCGGATCCCCGCCCGGCGAAGTCGAGGACGCGGCCCTGCCGCGACACGGTGAACAGCGTGCTGCGCACCACGCCGGCGCCGACGAGGAGCCGGAACCGGTTGGCGCTGAGCTCCTGCGTGCGCCCATCGTCGCCTCGAACCCGCACGGTGATCGCGCGCCCCCACGGCGTCACGCGCCCCGGCGCCACGTCGCTCACCGCGCCCACCTCGACGCCGCCCCGGCGCAGGGCGCCGTCGACCGCGGCGAGAGGCAGCACGGCGCTCCACGCGACCCCGGGGGCCCGCAGCGCGTAGGGATCCGGCACGCCCCGGAGGTACGGGTATGCGATCCCCCAGACGCTCTCGCTGTCCTCGGTATGCCCGCCGGAGTTCGAGTGATAGGCGGCGAAGATCGGGCGGCCGTCATAGGTGACGACGAGCCCGCGCGTCGCGTCGACGGCCGCCGTGGCCGCCGGATCCTCGGCCGCGACGCCGAGGTACACCTGCGCGTCGGTCGTCGCCGGCAGGTCGAACCCGCCCCCCGCGGTTCCGGCCCCCGGGGACGCCTGCGCGGCGGCCATGCGCTGGACCGCGAGGGTGCGCGCCGCCACGGCCTGCGCCCGCACCGCCGCCGGCGGCCAGCGCGGGTCCACCTCACCCTTGATCACCCCATAGAGGTAGGCCTCGAGGTCGATCTCATCCACCACGGTGATCCGCCCGCCCGGCGTCCGGCGAAGTTCGAGCACGCCGCGATACGGCCGTCCGTCCACACGCAACACGCCGTGCTGCGCGGTGAGGCGGACGACGGGGCCGAGGCTCCGGCCCGACAGATCGAGCCCGCCGGCTGCGCTTGGGGCCGCGATCCACGCCGTACCGGCCGGCAGCGCGGCGAGCACCGCGGCTGCCGGCGACGCGTCGTCCGCGGTGACCGGCCCGTCCGCGGCGATCTGCACGGCCGGCCGTTCGAGCAGGATCGCGACGCGGATGAGGACGGACTCGGTGGCCCGGGCGGGATTGGCCGCGCCGGCGCCGAGCCATGTCACGGCGGCGGCCAGGGCCGCGCTCAGGATCCGGACGGCCGGTGTCATCGTCTGGCGAAGAACAGGTTGAGCAGCAGCGTCAGAAGCAGGCTCACCAGAATGCTGCCGAGGATCGGCACATACAGGGTGAAGCCCCGCCGTTGGACGTAGATGTCCCCGGGCAGCCGCGGCAGCATGCCGAGCAGCACGACGGCGCCGCCCATGATGACGAGCAGGACGCCGAGGCCGATCAACACCCGGCCGATGGCCGACGGGGTCACGGGAACAAGGCTCCCTGCCCGCGCGACGGCCGTTCGGGGGCGGCGAGGCCGAGGTGGTCGCACGCCTGCGGCGTCACCCGGCGCCCCGACGGCGTTCGCGTGAGGAAGCCGATCTTCAACAGATACGGCTCGATCATCTCGACAATGCTGTCCACTTCCTCGTTGAGGGTCGCCGCGAGCGCCTCGACGCCGACCGGGCCGCCGCCGTAGACCTGGACGACGGTGCGCAGCAGCTCCCGGTCCTGCGCGTCCAGGCCGGCGGCGTCCACCCCCTCGAACTCGAGCGCCTCGGCCGCGACGTCGAGGCTGATGGTGCCCGCGGCGCGCACCTGCGCGTAGTCGCGGACCCGCCGGAGCAGCCGGTTCGCGATCCGGGGCGTGCCGCGGGAGCGCCGGGCGATCTCTCCCGCGCCCTCGTCGGTCGCCGTCACCTCGAGGATCGACGCCGACCGGCGGACCACCCTGGCGAGATCCTCGACGGGATAGAAGTCGAGGTGGTGCGCGATGCCGAACCGGTCGCGGAGCGGCGACGACAACAGGCCCGCGCGCGTGGTGGCCCCGACCAGCGTAAACGGGCGGAGGGTGTACCGCAGCGTGCGCGCGTGCGCGCCCTTTTCGATGACGAAGTTGACGCAGAAATCCTCCATCGCCGGATACAAGAACTCCTCGACCGCGCGCGGCAGCCGGTGGATCTCGTCGATGAAGAGCACGTCGCCGGCCTCGAGGTTCGTGAGAATCCCCATCAGGTCCCCGCCGCGCTCGAGCGCGGGGCCCGAGGTGGTGACGATCTTCGTGTTCATCTCGGCCGCGATGACGTTGGCAAAGGTCGTTTTGCCGAGGCCGGGCGGCCCGTGCAGCAGCACGTGGTCGAGCGCCTCGCCCCGCTCGCGGGCGGCCTGCATGCTGATGGCCAGGCCGGTCACGACCCGCGGCTGGCCGATGCACTCCTCGAGCCGCTTGGGCCGGAGGCTGCGGATGAACTGCTCGTCGGGATCGGCCGCCCGCGGGGGCGGATCGCCGCGCCCGCCGTCGGGCCCGATCGTCCGCTCCCGGGTCATGCGAGCGAGCCCCGCTCCACGCGGTAGACTTCCTGGAGCAGCGCCTCCGCCGATGCAAGCGCGCCGTTCCGCCGCAGCGCGTCGGCCACCATCCG
This genomic window from bacterium contains:
- the ruvB gene encoding Holliday junction branch migration DNA helicase RuvB, which encodes MTRERTIGPDGGRGDPPPRAADPDEQFIRSLRPKRLEECIGQPRVVTGLAISMQAARERGEALDHVLLHGPPGLGKTTFANVIAAEMNTKIVTTSGPALERGGDLMGILTNLEAGDVLFIDEIHRLPRAVEEFLYPAMEDFCVNFVIEKGAHARTLRYTLRPFTLVGATTRAGLLSSPLRDRFGIAHHLDFYPVEDLARVVRRSASILEVTATDEGAGEIARRSRGTPRIANRLLRRVRDYAQVRAAGTISLDVAAEALEFEGVDAAGLDAQDRELLRTVVQVYGGGPVGVEALAATLNEEVDSIVEMIEPYLLKIGFLTRTPSGRRVTPQACDHLGLAAPERPSRGQGALFP
- a CDS encoding SpoIID/LytB domain-containing protein — translated: MTPAVRILSAALAAAVTWLGAGAANPARATESVLIRVAILLERPAVQIAADGPVTADDASPAAAVLAALPAGTAWIAAPSAAGGLDLSGRSLGPVVRLTAQHGVLRVDGRPYRGVLELRRTPGGRITVVDEIDLEAYLYGVIKGEVDPRWPPAAVRAQAVAARTLAVQRMAAAQASPGAGTAGGGFDLPATTDAQVYLGVAAEDPAATAAVDATRGLVVTYDGRPIFAAYHSNSGGHTEDSESVWGIAYPYLRGVPDPYALRAPGVAWSAVLPLAAVDGALRRGGVEVGAVSDVAPGRVTPWGRAITVRVRGDDGRTQELSANRFRLLVGAGVVRSTLFTVSRQGRVLDFAGRGSGHGVGLDQWGARAMAIQGFTFEQILKYYYTGVAIEPRY
- the queA gene encoding tRNA preQ1(34) S-adenosylmethionine ribosyltransferase-isomerase QueA, giving the protein MSLRLSDFDYTLPRDLVAQTPARPRDSARLLVLHRGTGVVEHRVFRDLGAYLGPPDVLVLNDTRVLPVRLRGRRSGSGGRLEAAGGPAPDGAPGGAGGPAPDGGGEVEVLLLRPVAGPSPAPAGAGDTWEALVRPGRRLRPGTRLAFGDGAIEVTVGPPAERGVRLVTVRCAGDLRAALERVGEMPVPPYIERPLDDPNDYQTVYAERPGAIAAPTAGLHLTPALLDAIRGQGVRVVFVTLHVGLGTFRGVEVEDVTRHRMDAESYEVSDETAAVINGARAQRGRVVAVGTTVVRTLETVATDEGTVTAGSGPTELFITPGFRFRVTDALVTNFHLPRTTLLMLVSAFAGRERILAAYAEAIRLRYRFYSFGDAMLIL
- a CDS encoding DUF2905 family protein encodes the protein MTPSAIGRVLIGLGVLLVIMGGAVVLLGMLPRLPGDIYVQRRGFTLYVPILGSILVSLLLTLLLNLFFARR